GGACGAAGAATTTGCCGGCACCCTCACCCCGGCCCTCTCCCCGGGGGCGTGGGAGTTTGGAATCACGATCGTGCGCAGGGCGATGCAGGTATCCATGTTGCCGCTGTAATCGACGTAGCCGACGGCGCCGGCGTAGGGGCCGCGACGGTGCGGTTCCAGCTCGTCGATAATTTGCATGGCCCGCACTTTGGGCGCGCCGGAAACGGTGCCGGCGGGCAGACAAGCCCGCAGGGCATCGAAGGCATCTTTGCCTTCGGCCAGGCGGCCGGTGACGTTGCTGGTGATGTGCATCACGTGGCTGTAGCGTTCGATGGTCATCACATCGGTCAGTTCCACGCTGCCGTAACGGGCAACGCGGCCCACGTCGTTGCGGCCTAAATCGACCAACATCACATGCTCGGCCCGTTCCTTGGGATCGGCGATGAGTTCCTCGGCCAGCTTGCGATCTTCCTCCTCGGTGCGGCCTCGGCGGCGTGTGCCGGCCAGCGGACGGACCGTGACTTTGCCATCGACCACGCGGACCATCACTTCCGGCGAGCTGCCCACGAGCGTCACACTGGGCGTACGCAGATAAAACATGAACGGGCTGGGATTCACGACCCGGAGCGTGCGGTAGATTTCGAACGGCTGCGATTTGATCGGCAGTTCCAGACGCTGGCTGATGACCACTTGGAAAATATCGCCGGCCCGAATGTACTGGACGCATTTTTCCACGGCCTGTTGAAACGCGGCCTGCGTGAAGTTCGATTTATAAGCGATTTTCGAATCGCCGAGCGGGCTGATGTCGACTGGCGGTAGATCGCCTGCACCCTCACCCTGCCCTCTCCCAGAGGGAGAGGGTGCAACAGTGGACAGCCGATTCACTAACTTGTCGACCCGGCCGCAGGCATCGTTGTAAGCGGCACGCAAATCGCCGGCATCGACCCGGGCCATTGCAATCACGACGATGGTTTTCGTGATGTTGTCGAATACGACCATCCGGTCGTAGAAGGCGAAGGAAAGATCGGGCAAGTGGCGATCGTCCTGCGGGGCATTCGGCAACTTCTCGGTGTACCGGACCACGTCGTAACCGGCATAGCCAATTGCGCCGCCGACAAAGGGGGGCAGTTCGGGCAAGCGCACGGCTCGCAAGGCATCGACCCGTTTGCGGAGTTCTTCGATAGGATCGGGTGAATTGAATTCTTCGGTATTTGTGGATTGAGCGGCAGCGCTCGCCGGCAAAGCCGGCGGCTTGGAAGTCGTTCGCACGACCACGCGGTTGCCCCAGGCTTCAATTTCCTGAAATGGCTCGGCGGTAAGGAAGCTGTAGCGACCCACTTTTTCGCCGCCGACCACGCTTTCGAACAAACAAGCGGAGCTACCCTCGTCGAGCTTGTGAAACGCCGACACGGGCGTGAGCGAATCGCCGATCAGCCGCCGATAGACCGGCACCAGATGCACCCCGGCAGCGAGGCGCGAGAATGTTTCGAAATCGGGATAGTGCATGGCGGCCGCTAAGAGTGAGTGGTGAGTACGTGAGTGGTAATAAGTTCCGCCTGCGGGCTCAGAATAACAGGCGGCGTAAATGCAGACAACCAAAGTTCACACGCCGTTCGCGCCCAAAGCGAGCGCGTCAAGGCATATAAAATGACAGCATGGCGGTATGTCCGGCAACTTCAACTTGGCGCGGCACGTATAATAGTGTTGGGTTGTCGAACCGTGGACGGCGGGTAAATGGCGTGGCAAAGCGTTCGCCTTGACACCCCCTAGGGCATTGTTAGAATCCCAACGGGACTTTTCGTTTTGCGTAGATTTCCACTGGAATAGATCTTCCCAACCCATAACCTCAAGCCGACTTAAGCCGCGAATCTCGGCCTGCGATTTCCGAGAAAATTCGGTTCAGTCGGCTCCGTGTTCACATCCCATGAAATGCCAAAAGTGCGAACGTCCGGCGACGTTCCACATTACCGAACTCGAAGGCGGCAAGCACACGGAATTGCACCTGTGCGAGGAGCACGCGCGCCAATATCTTACGCAGGGCGAAGGTGAACCGGGCAGCGCTCCTACCATCGCCGGCGCGCTGGCCCAACAACTGGCTGTGGGTCAAACCGCGGAAGAGCTGGCGCGGCTCGATCAGCGTGCTTGCCCCGTCTGCGGCATTACCTTTTACGAGTTCCGCAACCAAGGGCGCTTGGGTTGCCCCCACGATTACGTTTGCTTTGAAAAAGAATTGGAGCCGCTGATCGCCAACATTCACGGCGAGACGGTTCACAAAGGCAAAAAACCCAAACACGGCGCCACGGGCACTCAGCAGAGGACGGAACTGATCCGCATGCGCCGCGAAATGAAAGAAGCCATCGAAAAAGAAAATTACGAGCAAGCCAAAGAGCTGCGCGACGCAATTAAAAAAATCGAGGCGAGCCAAGAGTAAAAACACTCGCACACCACGTGGAACTGAACGATCTGACCAATACGACTGGCGAATGGCTCCGCGGGAGCGGCCCCCAGGCCGATATCGTGATGAGCACGCGCATTCGTTTGGCCCGCAACCTCGCGGAGTTTCCGTTCATCAGCCGGGCGTCGGATCAGGATCGGGCCGACATCGAAAAATTGCTCCGCGACCGGGTGTTGAAAATCCGTGAAAAAACCGGCGAACTGCTCTACGTGAACGTCAGCGATTTGGACCGGCTGGATCGGCAGTTCCTGGTCGAGCGGCAACTCATCAGCCGCGAACATGCCGAGGCCAAAGGCGCCCGCGGCGTCGTGATCGATTCGGTTGAACAAATCAGCCTGATGATTAACGAGGAAGATCACTTGCGAATTCAGTGCATGCACAGCGGGCTGGACGTGCAAGGCGCGTGGGAGCAAATCGACCGGATCGACGATTTGATTTCCGAGCAAGTGAATTATGCATTCCATCCGCGGCTGGGGTATCTGACGGCCTGCCCGACGAATGTTGGCACCGGTGTGCGGGTGAGCGTGCTGATGCATTTGCCGGCACTGGTCATCACGCGGCAAATCGACAAAGTTTTTCGCAGTTTGCAAAAAATCAGCCTGGCGGTGCGCGGTTTATATGGCGAAGGCTCGCAAGCGATGGGCGATTTTTACCAAATCTCCAATCAGCAAACGCTGGGTCGGTCGGAAAAAGAACTGGTCGACCAAGTCACCGACGTCGTGCCCGCCCTCATTCATTACGAACGCGAAGCCCGCGATTTTTTAATCAAGGAAAGCCAGCAAACGCTGCACGATCAGGTGAGCCGGGCTTACGGCATTTTGCGGACGGCGCAGACCATCAGTTCCGAGGAGACCATGCACTTACTTTCTAAAGTGCGGATGGGCATCAACCTGGGCCTGATTGCCGATTTGCCGATGCTCAAGCTGAACGAGTTGTTCATTCGGACGCAGCCGGCTCATTTGCAAAAAATCAGCGGCGTCGAGTTGAACACCGCCGACCGCAACATTGAACGGGCCCGTTTCCTGCGCCGCTATTTGAACCGTGAAGAAGACGGAAACGGCGGCAAGAATTAAAGCGGGTGTCTGGTGGTCTGTGTGTCTAAGTGCCTGGCGGTTTGTCTGATCTCGACGCGACATCGGCCGGGAGATTCTCGGGGAAGATCAGTCCCATTTGGATCGAGTCGTCGAATCGCCCGTCAAGGTATAGGCTTTTCCTCTTCCGGCCCTCCTGAACGAACCCCAACTTCTTGTACAAGCCCATTGCCGCTGAATTCGAGGCATATACCGACAGGTCCAGTCGCATAACTCCCTTAACTTTGGCGTCGGCAATTAGCGTTTGCAATAGCCGAATTCCCAAGCCCCGTCCGCGATAATCGGCATGCACCGCCATCCCCAATACTCGACGATGGCGTGTCGTCTCGTGCCCTTCCCAATGGCAGTCGGCCCAACCGACCACTCGCCGGCCCAACACCGCAAAAAAGGCCGAGCCCCCCTGTTGTGACGTTTTGGCGATAAACTTTCGTATCTCGTCGAGGGGAAAGGCTTCGACAATCGAGAGCCATCTTCGTTCCCGCGCTACACTGTCAAGGCATTCGCGAAAACTTTCCAGGTATTCTGGCGATGCCGATACAATCCGAATCTCCTCCTCCGCTGCGGTCATTTGTCGACTCCCAATAGATCAAGTCTTGCTTAGGAGCAAGCCTTCCGTGCTGAGGTTCGCGCCGCAATTACGCCTCCAGCGCGATTTCATTTCGCCGGCGGGCACAGACGCCGCAGCTCGGGAATAATTTCCCGCGGCACAAAGCGGGCCAGTTCGTCGTCGGTGGCCAGCGGCGTAATTTGCTTCAGCAGCGAACTGGAAACATGGGTGAACTGTTCGTCAGACATCAGAAACACGGTTTCGATTCCCGGATCTAACTGGCGGTTGGCCAGCGTCATGGTGAATTCCGTTTCAATGTCGGTCAGCGACCGCATGCCGCGGAGCATCACACGGGCGCCACACTGCCGCACAAAGTGTACCGCCAGCCCGTCAAACTGCTTCACCTCCACATTGGGCAAATGCTGCGTGGCCCGTCGGACCAACTCCATTCGCTCGTCAGGTGTGAACAGCGATTGTTTTTCGATGTTAATGCCGATGCCCACGATCAGCTTGTCGACCAGCCGGCTGGCCCGCTCGATCACGTTGATGTGTCCCAGCGTGATGGGATCGAATGAGCCGGTGTAAACGGCGACACGGGAATTGTTTTCGGGCATGGCGGGTGCGGAGTGATTGGTTAGGGGTGAGTGGTGAGTGTGTCAGCGTTCGGGGCAAATCCGCTTGCGGCTTAGCGCAACGGGCTTACAGCATTATTATCGCTGAACTTATTCACGTCTGCAAAGCGGCTGGGCTTCGCGCAGCGTTTCGATCAGGCGGTCAATATCTTCGTCGTTGATATAAGCGTGCGGGCTAATCCGGAGCTTGCCGGAACGGTTGGCCAGTGCCACCTTCCGCGTATAACTGTGCCGCCGGATGGCCAGCGAATCGCAGCCGGGCAGCTCGAACGTGACAATGCCGGAATTGTGGGCGGTCTCCTCGCGGGA
The sequence above is drawn from the Pirellulales bacterium genome and encodes:
- the coaD gene encoding pantetheine-phosphate adenylyltransferase, which codes for MPENNSRVAVYTGSFDPITLGHINVIERASRLVDKLIVGIGINIEKQSLFTPDERMELVRRATQHLPNVEVKQFDGLAVHFVRQCGARVMLRGMRSLTDIETEFTMTLANRQLDPGIETVFLMSDEQFTHVSSSLLKQITPLATDDELARFVPREIIPELRRLCPPAK
- the trpE gene encoding anthranilate synthase component I; protein product: MHYPDFETFSRLAAGVHLVPVYRRLIGDSLTPVSAFHKLDEGSSACLFESVVGGEKVGRYSFLTAEPFQEIEAWGNRVVVRTTSKPPALPASAAAQSTNTEEFNSPDPIEELRKRVDALRAVRLPELPPFVGGAIGYAGYDVVRYTEKLPNAPQDDRHLPDLSFAFYDRMVVFDNITKTIVVIAMARVDAGDLRAAYNDACGRVDKLVNRLSTVAPSPSGRGQGEGAGDLPPVDISPLGDSKIAYKSNFTQAAFQQAVEKCVQYIRAGDIFQVVISQRLELPIKSQPFEIYRTLRVVNPSPFMFYLRTPSVTLVGSSPEVMVRVVDGKVTVRPLAGTRRRGRTEEEDRKLAEELIADPKERAEHVMLVDLGRNDVGRVARYGSVELTDVMTIERYSHVMHITSNVTGRLAEGKDAFDALRACLPAGTVSGAPKVRAMQIIDELEPHRRGPYAGAVGYVDYSGNMDTCIALRTIVIPNSHAPGERAGVRVPANSSSKPSAPPTIPATKTAYLQAGAGIVADSQPEAEWNETLNKARGLLKAIEITEQRAPQSHDRWSR
- a CDS encoding UvrB/UvrC motif-containing protein; protein product: MKCQKCERPATFHITELEGGKHTELHLCEEHARQYLTQGEGEPGSAPTIAGALAQQLAVGQTAEELARLDQRACPVCGITFYEFRNQGRLGCPHDYVCFEKELEPLIANIHGETVHKGKKPKHGATGTQQRTELIRMRREMKEAIEKENYEQAKELRDAIKKIEASQE
- a CDS encoding GNAT family N-acetyltransferase, encoding MTAAEEEIRIVSASPEYLESFRECLDSVARERRWLSIVEAFPLDEIRKFIAKTSQQGGSAFFAVLGRRVVGWADCHWEGHETTRHRRVLGMAVHADYRGRGLGIRLLQTLIADAKVKGVMRLDLSVYASNSAAMGLYKKLGFVQEGRKRKSLYLDGRFDDSIQMGLIFPENLPADVASRSDKPPGT
- a CDS encoding protein arginine kinase translates to MELNDLTNTTGEWLRGSGPQADIVMSTRIRLARNLAEFPFISRASDQDRADIEKLLRDRVLKIREKTGELLYVNVSDLDRLDRQFLVERQLISREHAEAKGARGVVIDSVEQISLMINEEDHLRIQCMHSGLDVQGAWEQIDRIDDLISEQVNYAFHPRLGYLTACPTNVGTGVRVSVLMHLPALVITRQIDKVFRSLQKISLAVRGLYGEGSQAMGDFYQISNQQTLGRSEKELVDQVTDVVPALIHYEREARDFLIKESQQTLHDQVSRAYGILRTAQTISSEETMHLLSKVRMGINLGLIADLPMLKLNELFIRTQPAHLQKISGVELNTADRNIERARFLRRYLNREEDGNGGKN